The following proteins are co-located in the Flammeovirga kamogawensis genome:
- a CDS encoding NADAR family protein has protein sequence MYYLSVDEVKSLCTLETYKIKDFLLDKKECFVFNLNQLFDAVKQGKVKNEALNMYVKKNSTRLHILHDEAQQLSNEGLGFPIIIPQFPHFRTAEHLYQIIKLDPEKGDDVVEKQLIILDQTAGESAKRIGERREEMRFFWRSSYILREWEMRDLPFSSYKEKHWEALTEIVNAMWYTLVMKLASNRKEFGRVLLKNGAANQAPIVQISSELRKPDVFWSTKIERNGNLSGLNVFGKLVARLRDKYRLELLEKTGRFNLLNVTPPFNINVFGGEIGTVDFNE, from the coding sequence ATGTATTATTTATCGGTAGATGAAGTAAAGTCACTTTGTACTTTAGAGACATATAAAATAAAAGACTTTTTATTAGATAAGAAGGAATGCTTTGTATTCAATCTTAATCAATTATTTGATGCCGTTAAACAAGGTAAAGTTAAAAATGAGGCTTTAAATATGTATGTTAAGAAAAATAGTACACGACTACATATTTTACATGATGAAGCTCAACAACTATCTAATGAAGGGCTGGGTTTTCCTATAATTATTCCTCAATTCCCTCATTTTAGAACTGCAGAACATTTGTATCAGATTATAAAATTAGATCCAGAAAAAGGGGATGATGTTGTAGAAAAACAATTAATAATTTTAGATCAAACAGCAGGTGAGAGTGCAAAAAGAATTGGTGAGAGAAGAGAAGAAATGCGTTTCTTTTGGAGATCCTCTTATATTCTTAGAGAATGGGAAATGAGAGATTTACCCTTCTCATCCTATAAAGAAAAACATTGGGAAGCACTCACAGAAATAGTGAATGCTATGTGGTATACTTTGGTCATGAAATTAGCGAGTAACCGTAAAGAATTTGGAAGAGTGCTGCTAAAAAATGGAGCAGCTAATCAAGCTCCTATAGTACAAATTTCTTCAGAATTGAGGAAACCTGATGTCTTTTGGTCAACAAAAATTGAACGGAATGGTAATCTTTCTGGGTTAAATGTTTTTGGTAAATTAGTAGCTAGACTGCGTGATAAATACAGATTAGAGTTACTAGAAAAAACTGGACGTTTTAACCTTCTAAATGTGACTCCTCCATTTAATATTAATGTTTTTGGTGGGGAAATCGGAACGGTAGATTTTAATGAATAG
- a CDS encoding prolyl oligopeptidase family serine peptidase produces MKTFFKVVAPIIGAAAITSCEVKPPTMAYPDTKRDVVVTTYFGEEVKDPYRWLEDDKSEETAEWVKAENALTQKYLSQITYKQGIVDRLTELWNYEKITAPRKHGDWLYFYKNDGLQNQYVIYRKKADSDKEEVFLDPNTFSEDGTTSLSTIKFTKDGKLAAYATSAGGSDWRTIHIISTDSKKEVEAPILDAKFTGISWKGNEGFYYSSYDKPKEGSQLSGMTQHHKLMYHKLGTKQSTDQLVFGGEKTPRRYIGGSVTDDSHYLIISASVNTSGNELYIQDLTKKNAPIVTMVDNFDNNSYVLYSKGDQLFIQTDYNAPNQKVVTVSAKKPKLAHWKDLIPETENVLSASTAGGKLFANYMVDAVSKVYQYDLNGKKEREIKLPGFGTANGFYGEDEDKTLFYSFTSYIYPSTTFEYTIKSGESKEYLKSKVKFNPSEYTSEQVFYTSKDGTKVPMIITYKKGLKKDGQNPTILYGYGGFNVSLQPSFNTANIVWLENGGIYAVANLRGGGEYGEKWHTAGTKMQKQNVFDDFIAAAKYLKKEKYTSTEKLAIRGGSNGGLLVGAVMTQQPDLMQVAFPAVGVLDMLRYNKFTAGAGWAYDYGTAEDSKEMFEYLRGYSPYHNVKKGTIYPATMITTADHDDRVVPAHSFKFAAQLQHDDGGNNPILIRIESNAGHGAGKPTDMIIDGYADLFAFAWFNMDFTPALSK; encoded by the coding sequence ATGAAAACATTTTTTAAAGTAGTTGCTCCAATAATAGGTGCTGCTGCAATTACCTCTTGTGAAGTAAAACCCCCAACAATGGCGTATCCAGATACAAAACGTGATGTAGTAGTTACTACATATTTTGGAGAAGAAGTTAAAGATCCGTACCGTTGGTTAGAAGATGATAAATCTGAAGAGACGGCTGAATGGGTGAAAGCAGAAAATGCTTTAACACAAAAATACCTTAGTCAAATTACATATAAACAAGGTATAGTTGACCGTTTAACAGAGCTTTGGAACTATGAGAAAATCACCGCTCCTAGAAAACATGGAGATTGGTTGTATTTCTATAAAAATGATGGCTTACAAAATCAATATGTAATTTATAGAAAGAAAGCTGATAGTGATAAAGAAGAAGTTTTCTTAGACCCGAATACATTTTCTGAAGATGGAACGACTTCTCTCTCAACAATAAAATTTACTAAAGATGGTAAACTTGCTGCTTATGCAACATCTGCAGGTGGATCTGATTGGAGAACAATTCATATTATCTCTACGGATTCAAAAAAAGAAGTTGAAGCTCCTATTTTAGATGCTAAGTTTACAGGTATCTCTTGGAAAGGAAACGAAGGTTTCTATTACAGCAGTTATGATAAACCAAAAGAGGGATCTCAGTTATCTGGTATGACACAACATCATAAATTGATGTATCATAAATTAGGTACTAAGCAATCTACTGATCAACTTGTTTTTGGAGGAGAAAAAACACCAAGAAGATACATTGGAGGAAGTGTTACAGATGACAGTCACTATTTAATTATTTCGGCTTCTGTAAATACATCAGGAAATGAATTATATATTCAAGATCTGACTAAAAAGAATGCTCCAATAGTTACAATGGTTGATAATTTTGACAACAACTCTTACGTATTGTATTCTAAAGGAGATCAACTTTTTATACAAACAGATTACAACGCACCTAATCAGAAAGTAGTTACTGTAAGTGCTAAAAAGCCTAAGTTAGCTCATTGGAAAGACCTTATTCCTGAAACTGAAAACGTTCTTTCTGCTTCTACGGCTGGTGGAAAATTATTTGCTAATTATATGGTAGATGCAGTTTCTAAAGTTTATCAATATGATTTAAACGGCAAGAAAGAAAGAGAAATTAAACTACCTGGTTTTGGTACTGCAAATGGTTTTTATGGAGAAGACGAAGACAAAACATTGTTCTACTCTTTCACTTCTTATATCTACCCTTCTACTACGTTTGAATACACTATTAAGTCGGGTGAATCAAAAGAATATTTAAAATCTAAAGTAAAATTCAACCCTTCTGAATACACATCAGAGCAAGTTTTTTACACGTCTAAAGATGGTACAAAAGTACCAATGATCATCACGTATAAAAAAGGATTAAAGAAAGACGGACAAAATCCTACAATTCTTTATGGTTATGGTGGATTTAATGTATCGCTTCAGCCAAGTTTTAATACAGCCAATATTGTTTGGTTAGAAAATGGTGGGATTTATGCTGTTGCTAACTTACGTGGTGGTGGTGAATATGGAGAAAAATGGCATACTGCTGGTACAAAAATGCAAAAGCAAAATGTTTTTGATGACTTTATTGCTGCTGCAAAATACCTAAAGAAAGAAAAGTATACTTCAACTGAAAAATTAGCCATAAGAGGTGGTTCTAATGGTGGTTTACTTGTTGGTGCTGTAATGACACAACAACCAGATTTAATGCAAGTAGCTTTCCCTGCTGTTGGTGTTTTAGATATGCTTCGTTATAATAAATTTACTGCTGGAGCAGGTTGGGCATACGATTATGGTACAGCAGAAGACTCTAAAGAAATGTTCGAATATCTTAGAGGTTACTCTCCATACCACAACGTAAAAAAAGGAACTATTTACCCTGCCACAATGATTACTACAGCTGATCACGACGATAGAGTTGTTCCTGCACATTCGTTTAAATTTGCTGCACAATTACAACATGATGATGGAGGTAATAATCCAATCCTAATTCGCATTGAATCAAATGCAGGACATGGTGCAGGTAAACCTACAGACATGATTATTGATGGTTATGCCGATCTATTTGCTTTTGCTTGGTTTAATATGGATTTCACTCCTGCTTTATCAAAGTAA